The DNA segment TGAATAACAGAAGTCCTACCGTAACGCCTATTATAGATAGAGGTACGGTAAGCCATATTATGAGCGGCTGTCTCACGGAATTAAACAGGAATACGACAATAAGCACCATGAGTCCGAAGAATACCGGGAGCTTGGCTTTCAGTCCCGCCTGCGCGCGCGCCGAATCCTCGGCCTCTCCGCCCCAGGCGATATAATAACCCGGCATGTCTTTAATCGGCAGCTGATCGGCGTCACGTATGGGAATGACCTCATTATTGAAGTCCTTAAAAGGGTTATCCCCGGGGCCGAAGTCCTTACCGGTTATTGCGCCGACGTCCACGTTCAGCACTTTTTCTATCCGTGGCTTAACCCTGGCCAGAAGCTCGCTCGGCAGCTCCGTTCTCGGATCGGCGTGTATTTTAATCATCGTCACGCGGTCCCTTCTGCCGATATTCGCGTCCTCCGTTTCAGTGCTAAAACCGGATATAACCTGTCCTGCCGGGATCATCTTTCCCGCGGCCGTGCTCCATATAAGCAGGCTCTGAATGGTGTCAAGATTCTGTCTTTCATAATCGGGAGCTCTTGCGATAATGGGAAGCAGCTGGCCTTCAAAGCTGCTTTTGTCTCTGTACACTCCAGTTTGAGTCCCGGAAAACGACTCTTCAAACGCCCTTGCAACCTCCGGTCTGGAAACCCCTAAAAGGCTAGCCTGGGCTTCTTCGAGCTGGGGCCTTACGACCTTTATCTTCTCCTTCCATTCGTCCCTTACCGCCTTTGCCTGGGGATCGGACCTCAGCACTTCTTTTGCCCTTTCCGCAAGCTCTCTGAGCACCGTCCGGTCGGGCCCGCTTATGCGGAGCTGTACCTTGCCCCCTTCGCCCGGTCCGAGGAGAAATTTTCTTACATTCACGACCGCGTTCGGCAGAAGCCCTTCAAGATCGTTCTGCGTCTTTTGAAAAACCGGATCTATTACGCCGTAATCTTCGACCGAAGCCAGAATTACCCCGTAGCTGGACGAGCTTTTACCCGGCACATAAGTCAATAGAAATCTGGGATCGCCCCCTCCGACCTGCGTTATAACGTCCGTAACGCCTTGTATGTTCGAGAGATACTCTTCGGCCTCCGTCAGGTCTTCCGCCGTATTCTCTATGCGGTATCCCTCAGGGAAGTAGAATTCGACGAAGAACTGCGGCCTCGTGGAATTGGGAAAGAACATAGTCTTCACGAAGCCGAATCCGATTAGCGAGGCAACGAATATTCCGACAACAAGGCCGACCGTAACGTAACGGTTTTTTATCGCCGCTATGAGCAGCTTCTTGTACGCTTGAAAGAATTTCCCCGAGTAGGGTTCTTTTTCTTCGCGCCTGCCTTTACCGGATTTTGCCTTGCCGATCAGGAAATATTTACATAGAAGAGGGGTCACGGTCACGGCTGTGACCCAGCTCAGCATCAGGGAAATCAATATGACCTGAAACAATGATCTGGTGTACTCGCCGGTGCTGTCCTTTGAGGTCCCTATCGCGGCGAACGCGAGCACCGCAACGACTGTTGCGCCCAGGAGGGGGAGAGCAGTCTGTCCCACCACTTCGTTTGCGGCGCCGATTGCGTCCAACCCCTGCTCCATTCTGATTTTCATGCCGTCCACGACAACAATTGCGTTGTCCACGAGCATGCCGAGCGCTATTATGAGCGCGCCGAGCGAAATCCTCTCAAGTGTTATATTCCACATCCCCATAAACAGGAAAGTACCGCATATGGTAAGAAAGAGAATTCCGCCGATAATGAGTCCGCTCCTCAGACCCATGGCGAAAAGAAGCACGACAATCACAATCACAACGGCTTCAAGAAGGTTTATTATAAATCCGTTAATCGCTTTGGTTACCGATTCAGACTGCAGTGATATAACCTCAAGCTCCATCCCCAGAGGGGCGAGTGGCTCAAGCTCTTCGACCTTCTCGTCGATTCCCTCTCCCATGGTTACGACGTTTCCGCCGGGAACTGTTGAAATCGCGAGACCGATTGCGGGTTTGCCGTTATATTTCAGTATGTTTTTCGGAGGGTCTATATAACCGCGTCTTATATCCGCCACGTCCCTCAGATATACCAGGCTGCCGCTCCCGCGGCTGCTTATGAGTAGATTGCCGAACTGTTCCTCCGAGGTGAACTCCCCTGTAGGGCTTATCGGAATTATCTCCGGGCCGACATCGATCCTCCCTGCGTCCACCGGCAGGTTCTTTGCTCTGAGCGCGTTGTATATGTCCTCTTGTGATATTTCGAGCGCGGCCATTTTAGGGCGGGACATTTCGACGTAAATGGCTTCGGTCTGCGCTCCGTAGAGGATTATCTTCTTTACGTCCTTTACGAGGAGCAGTTCGCGTTTAAGCAAGTCGGCGTAATCCTTTAGCTCGGCGTACGTATAACCCTCGCCGGATATTGCCAGATACCCGCCGTAGACATCGCCGAAATCGTCGTTTACAAGTGAGGGACCCGCCCCGGGCGGTAATTGAGTCTGATAATCGTTTACCTTCCTCCTTAGCTCGTCCCAAACCTGGGGCAAGCCGTTCTTGTCGTATTCATCTTTTATTATGGCTTTCACGGTTGAAAGTCCGCGGGAGGACATTGATTCAACGCGCTTTAACTGCCCCAGCTCTTGGGCGGCTTTTTCAATTACGTTTGTAACTTCTTCCTCGACTTCCTCGGCGCTCGCGCCGGGATACGGGGTCAGTATTACGGCTTCCTTAATCGTAAATTCCGGGTCCTCCAGGCGTGGCAGGCTCTGAAAGGACTTTATTCCCACGAACAGCATAACCAGGGTAAGGCTAATCGTTATTACGTTTTTTCTTATGGAAAATTCGGCTATTTTCATCCGGGTCAGACCTTAAAAAGGAGAATTGTCAATCGAGCAGCGTGACTTCCATCCCCTCCTGAAGCTGAGTTATGCCGGCTATGACGACCATATCGCCGGTTTTGAGACCGCTTAGTATTTCAATGTCTTTTTCGCCCGTAACCGCGCCGACCGTTACTTTCCTTTTATGAACCGTTTGATTGTTCTGATCTACGACCCATACGTACTGGTCGGTTCCGGTTCCGGGTATTACGGCGATTGCGGGAATGACGAAGTAACTCCCGTCGTCATTTTGCTCTATCCTCCCCCGGTAATGCACCTGAGCGGTCATGCCCGGAAGAACCACAATCCCCTCGGGCTGATCCATGCTCAGTGTAGCGCGGTAGGTCTGCGTTTGAGGATCGGCCTGCGCGCTCACCTCTTTAACCTCGAGCGGGAACTCCTCTCCGGGCGCCGACTGGAACGTAGCGTAAAGCTTCAGCATCTCGCTCCTGTCTCTCGATCTCGCGATCACATTTTCGGGAAGGTCGATTACGATCTCAACCTCCGTTATGTCCTGGAGGCTCAATATATTGTCAAAGGGCCTCACTTCCTGGAAATTCTCGACGTATTTGGCGCCTATAAAGCCGTCGAACGGGGCTCTTAGGTACGTATAATCGAGGTTCGCCCTGGCGTAATCCAGCCGCGCCTTCGCGGTGTCGCGTTTCGCCCTTCTTACATCCAGATCGGCTACCGGAACCGCGTTTCTCTCGTACAGGTCCTCGTACCTGTTGTAATCCGCGACCGCTTCGATGTATTGAGCGTAAGCCTCGTCGTACGCGATCCTGTAATCCCTCTGGTCGAGCCTCGCGAGGAGATCCCCTTTATTTACCTCGTCTCCCTCGTTCACCGGAAACTCGACGAGAGGCCCCTGGACCCGGAACGATAAATTTACCCTTTGTGACGCCTGCACTTTTCCCGGAAAGCTCCTCCCGATTCCCTGCTCTCCCCCGAGAGTCATCGTCTTTACGGGTCTAATTACCTGCACCGAGGTTTCCTCGCCTTTATCCCCCTTGCACGAAGCGAAGATGAGTATGAAGGCGAATGAAGCGACGATTATCGTTGATAAAAGGTTTTTTAATCTTCTCATATTTTCCTCACTGCCTGGCTCAACAAGATTCTCTATTCTACTTTGTTATTGTTTTCTATTAAAAAAGAATGCAGTTCCGTCTGCCGGATTTATTGTCCGGGTAAGTCATTCGTATTTTTATTCTCGGCTTCTTTCTCCGATCCGCTGCCGGTTCTTTTATTGTAGAATTGATCCAGCTCTTCAAACCACCTGTCCCGATATTCCGGCGTTGTAAAGAAATCGAATTTGCCCGCCGCGCGCTGTACATCCATCAGATCGATAAGGAAATTGTATGTCGCGTTCGCCGCGTTTAGATCCGCCGAGAGAGCGGCGTTCTGCGCGTCGAGGAGATCGATGATTGATACCACTCCCCGCGAGTAGGAATCGGTCACAAGCTCCAGGTTCTTGTGCGCGGCGTCGGCGGCGTCAAGCGAAAACCTTATGCTCGGGTAAGACGCCCCCGCATCGTTTAAAGAGGTTCTTATCTCTTCCTCGACCCTCTCCGCGGTCGAGTCTCTTTCATAGCGCAGTCTGGATAGCTCCTTTCGCGCCTTCCTGTAATCGGCGATCTTACCTCCGCCCCTGAAAAGAGGGAATGAAGCCTGAAGCTGAACTACCCATTCCGTGTCGTCAGGGCTCGTAATATCAAACGGCAGCTGGTTCCCGAAGTCAACGTTGCTCCCCGCGCCGCCCTCATACAGGAAATGCCTTATTTCGCCGAACGCGAGAACGGTGGGGGACCAGAACGCCCTTTTCGTGGAGGTAAGAATTCTGTCCTGAGCCGCGATAAGTGAATCCACGTTCGATATCTCGGGCGACTGCTCCAGACCCTGACTGACCATGAACTCCATAAACAACTTGAATGATTCGGGGTTTTCCACGTATTTGTCGAGTCTGGGGTCGCTCACCAGAAGGGAAGGG comes from the Deltaproteobacteria bacterium genome and includes:
- a CDS encoding efflux RND transporter periplasmic adaptor subunit, which produces MRRLKNLLSTIIVASFAFILIFASCKGDKGEETSVQVIRPVKTMTLGGEQGIGRSFPGKVQASQRVNLSFRVQGPLVEFPVNEGDEVNKGDLLARLDQRDYRIAYDEAYAQYIEAVADYNRYEDLYERNAVPVADLDVRRAKRDTAKARLDYARANLDYTYLRAPFDGFIGAKYVENFQEVRPFDNILSLQDITEVEIVIDLPENVIARSRDRSEMLKLYATFQSAPGEEFPLEVKEVSAQADPQTQTYRATLSMDQPEGIVVLPGMTAQVHYRGRIEQNDDGSYFVIPAIAVIPGTGTDQYVWVVDQNNQTVHKRKVTVGAVTGEKDIEILSGLKTGDMVVIAGITQLQEGMEVTLLD
- a CDS encoding efflux RND transporter permease subunit; translated protein: MKIAEFSIRKNVITISLTLVMLFVGIKSFQSLPRLEDPEFTIKEAVILTPYPGASAEEVEEEVTNVIEKAAQELGQLKRVESMSSRGLSTVKAIIKDEYDKNGLPQVWDELRRKVNDYQTQLPPGAGPSLVNDDFGDVYGGYLAISGEGYTYAELKDYADLLKRELLLVKDVKKIILYGAQTEAIYVEMSRPKMAALEISQEDIYNALRAKNLPVDAGRIDVGPEIIPISPTGEFTSEEQFGNLLISSRGSGSLVYLRDVADIRRGYIDPPKNILKYNGKPAIGLAISTVPGGNVVTMGEGIDEKVEELEPLAPLGMELEVISLQSESVTKAINGFIINLLEAVVIVIVVLLFAMGLRSGLIIGGILFLTICGTFLFMGMWNITLERISLGALIIALGMLVDNAIVVVDGMKIRMEQGLDAIGAANEVVGQTALPLLGATVVAVLAFAAIGTSKDSTGEYTRSLFQVILISLMLSWVTAVTVTPLLCKYFLIGKAKSGKGRREEKEPYSGKFFQAYKKLLIAAIKNRYVTVGLVVGIFVASLIGFGFVKTMFFPNSTRPQFFVEFYFPEGYRIENTAEDLTEAEEYLSNIQGVTDVITQVGGGDPRFLLTYVPGKSSSSYGVILASVEDYGVIDPVFQKTQNDLEGLLPNAVVNVRKFLLGPGEGGKVQLRISGPDRTVLRELAERAKEVLRSDPQAKAVRDEWKEKIKVVRPQLEEAQASLLGVSRPEVARAFEESFSGTQTGVYRDKSSFEGQLLPIIARAPDYERQNLDTIQSLLIWSTAAGKMIPAGQVISGFSTETEDANIGRRDRVTMIKIHADPRTELPSELLARVKPRIEKVLNVDVGAITGKDFGPGDNPFKDFNNEVIPIRDADQLPIKDMPGYYIAWGGEAEDSARAQAGLKAKLPVFFGLMVLIVVFLFNSVRQPLIIWLTVPLSIIGVTVGLLLFRQPFGFMALLGLLSLSGMLIKNAIVLIDQIDTEIRSGKDRYRSVVDSGVSRLNPVMMAAATTILGMVPLLQDAFFVSMAVTIMFGLLFATILTLVVVPVLYTIFFKIPTPSEK